The Microvirga lotononidis nucleotide sequence CAGCATCGTGCTTAGCTCGGAGCAACGTTTGCCCTTGCAGGCAAGCCTCTCTCGAGCCCCTGGGTCAGGATCCGAGCCCTGCGCCCCAGGTCACCAAGCCATCACGTCGAAGCGGTAACCGGGCCGAGGCCTTCCTTGATGCCCGCCCTTTGATGCGGCCAGGGCGTTGGGCTCGGCAAGGCATTGGATTGGCATCCAGATCATACGGGTGACCTCGCTTGGATGCGCGAACAAGGCCTCTGCATCGGTGACGACGCCCACGACTGGCATCGTCCGGTAGCACTTACCAACCGTAATCTCATCCAACAAGGCGATAAATGAGCACGCATCAGGGGACAGCCCGACCTCTTCCTGGGTCTCGCGTAGAGCCGTTTCGACCGCATCGCGATTGCTGGGTTCGGCTCGTCCGCCGGGGAACTCAGATCTCTACCTTGGGAGCGTAGCGCCGGCGCCCGCGAGGTGAGGAGCACCTTGTCTCCAGCGGAAGTGCACCGGATGCCGACGAGAACAGCGGCCCGGTCCAATTTAGCAGTTTCGACTTGGGTGGGAATATGTCGAGCACGACGCTCAAGGTCGAGCTGCACAGGAAGCTCCCGGAGATAGCAGAGGAGAGTCAAGCCATATGGGTGGACGATTCTGTCATCCGCACATCCGCTGGACGGATCCCCACCGATGTGAGAGCCGGCCCATGGTCGAGGCCGTCTGCCGGTTCGGCCTCTTGGTCGAGCCGACGTTGCGCTTCCGAGGACCCTCAATCTTAATGCGTGGTGATCACCGCCAGTGTCACTGAACAGAGGGCGATAAGCATAACGACTGCGTTCACTGCATGCGAGTATTCCCACTCCTGGCGCAACTGGCTCCAGTCGTCCGGCAGGGTGGTCCAATTGGAAGTCGCCTGGTTAACAGGGAACGTCCACGTGAAGAAGATGGCGAAGAACACAACAAAGCAAAGGACTGCAATCACGGCAAAGGAGAAGGCTGGGTGCTGCCGACGTAGCCTGACCGCCAGAAAGACATTCGTGACGAGCGCAGCCAGATCGATGATGCCGAAGAAAGCCCAGCCAGCGTACATGCCCTGAACGGTCAAATAGGCATCCCGCGATAGATTGAACTTATTGGGCAGCTCGAATAGATGAGCCCCGGTAGGTACTAAGGCTAAAGCCGTCAACACGACGGCGAAGAACTGGACCATGCGCAAAGCCATGTGGCACCTCCACGTCTCGGAGTTTCTGCCAACGCCGGCTGCCCTCCAGGACGAAGGAGGCGCGTCGGCGGGAGACCTCCCCGATCAACCTAGATGTCAAAATGCAGCATCTCCTCGCGGGTCTTAGGCTTCTCGTCCAGCGGTTGCCGCGTCGTCACTGTAGTCGGCCCGCACGTAGATGAGGCAAGCATGAAGTTTCGAGGGCCAGTTACAGCCCTGGGAGCGGCTCTCGAGGCCCGGACGATCGTATGGCAATGGCAGACTCCTGAAGCCGAATCAGCACCGATCGCCTCATAGATCTCTATGCTCCCTTATCACCTGGCATTGACAGTGCCCGCGGTGCTCCCAGCGATTTGCAGTGGCGCGACCAAGACGAATATAGACTATCGTGAAAAGCGCGGCCCAGATCAGATCGACGGAGCCCAGTGACACGATGCCCAGTCCAACGCGAGACATACTCCAGAGCATCCAGACAGGAATTCCGAA carries:
- a CDS encoding DUF1772 domain-containing protein, with translation MALRMVQFFAVVLTALALVPTGAHLFELPNKFNLSRDAYLTVQGMYAGWAFFGIIDLAALVTNVFLAVRLRRQHPAFSFAVIAVLCFVVFFAIFFTWTFPVNQATSNWTTLPDDWSQLRQEWEYSHAVNAVVMLIALCSVTLAVITTH